One part of the Pandoraea faecigallinarum genome encodes these proteins:
- a CDS encoding DUF1801 domain-containing protein, producing MKKTFPDAAQAATLIDARIRELADWRGDMLARVRKIVTGVSPDIVEQWKWRVPVWSCHGILCTGEAYQRAVKMTFPKGASLPDPTGLFNASLEGNTRRAIDFHEGDVIDEKALTSLIRAAINANQS from the coding sequence ATGAAGAAAACCTTTCCCGACGCCGCGCAAGCCGCCACCCTCATCGACGCCCGCATCCGGGAACTCGCGGACTGGCGCGGCGACATGCTCGCCCGTGTGCGCAAGATCGTGACCGGCGTCTCGCCCGATATCGTGGAGCAATGGAAGTGGCGTGTGCCCGTCTGGTCATGTCACGGCATTCTGTGCACCGGCGAGGCATACCAGCGCGCCGTCAAAATGACATTCCCCAAAGGCGCCTCGCTTCCCGACCCTACAGGCCTCTTTAATGCCAGCCTCGAAGGCAATACGCGCCGCGCGATCGATTTTCACGAAGGCGACGTTATCGATGAAAAAGCCCTGACCAGTCTTATTCGTGCCGCGATCAATGCCAATCAATCCTGA
- a CDS encoding ABC transporter ATP-binding protein, whose protein sequence is MLEVRNLNVRFGATDILRGVQFSVPKGAIVGLIGRNGAGKTTTLRAIMGLVKASGGTLTFDGTDLMKAPSHERTSLGIGYAPEDRRLIPDMTVEENLCVPAWALKATDVQTRLDKVYRIIPEAREWAPRRALQLSGGQQKLVAVGRALMTSSRLLMLDEPFEGVAPALSKRIAEVIGQMRGEGLAVILSGADLQHAGAVLDTVYRIDRGQMVA, encoded by the coding sequence ATGCTTGAAGTCAGAAATCTGAATGTGCGCTTCGGCGCGACGGACATTCTTCGCGGGGTGCAGTTTTCAGTGCCGAAGGGCGCGATCGTCGGCCTGATCGGGCGCAATGGCGCGGGCAAGACCACAACGCTGCGCGCCATCATGGGACTCGTGAAGGCGAGCGGCGGCACGTTGACGTTCGACGGCACCGATCTGATGAAGGCGCCCTCGCACGAGCGCACATCGCTCGGCATCGGCTACGCGCCGGAGGATCGCCGTCTCATCCCGGACATGACCGTCGAAGAGAACCTGTGCGTGCCGGCCTGGGCGCTCAAGGCAACGGACGTGCAAACCCGGCTGGACAAGGTCTACCGCATCATTCCCGAAGCGCGCGAATGGGCGCCGCGGCGCGCCTTGCAATTGTCCGGAGGCCAGCAGAAACTGGTGGCCGTCGGGCGCGCGCTGATGACCAGCTCGCGACTGCTCATGCTCGACGAGCCGTTCGAAGGCGTGGCCCCCGCCCTGTCGAAGCGCATTGCCGAAGTGATCGGCCAGATGCGCGGCGAAGGTCTCGCGGTGATTCTCTCCGGTGCTGACTTGCAGCACGCCGGCGCGGTGCTCGATACCGTCTACCGGATCGATCGCGGCCAGATGGTCGCATAG
- a CDS encoding Ig-like domain-containing protein produces MNTRDSFFLRAPDKLEETLVLQAPQVPLAEANGGIRKQEVYADLEGYLDVLVPWNPLMLKGDTLRLYWGRVGHIVDLMIVESPNDPNFQMKVPVKDVIDVGDGIVDVWYERISSFGDPAPAPSPITSVLVKLSVPGGDDPDQSTWPVNEGLEKAILPPGPIDAVPPEGIRVEIPPWLNMTAGDRLKLFWGAATWEVPPIDESQVDKPLILMVPAAVIEAGGDGEAVAVTYEIRDTVSNWSGRALSSFIEVEMGDAIYDPPAVVEVSNDVLDYDLLDGADAQVIIMKNGDMEQGDGVILVFEGRSYEGLEVTYTASQTLGGGVILSFDLPNATLAQIVPGQGSLYYRVSTAGGVHKGRSYRSNFAVEGTAVLLPAPRVLEASDDATLDPADVPNGATVDVEPWPNLALGDLLRLRWEGTTQGGDPVTYFDIIEISRENVGEPLRFTVPYSKIGPLGGGTVNVMYTVQSGTSLRESSTLTLTVFKADALPAPLVEGEVNGELNPIFVPAGARVTIPAWPDMAVGDSVTWFWLGTSEGGQQTGTEQVTAVGDIVVVADRNVIEINAMGGDTVNVLYEVTHASGGKTGSMAKTFVVLPLETTLPAPIVVEAVDGILDPSELEIDATVRVAPYEGMARNDVVKIRFGENTAGEHIQSFAITDNMVGNPVNMYVPRDKILALNNRMVAVYYTVTNADGEQTSKELLIEIHEAEIWPAPHVEEADGDFLPEDAYLRGATTVVPEFRDMRPGDEIDLYWGEGSREYHDSIGIVTPMDYPFRVEKDVIDRWHGEIVPVRYTITRGNRVFKSEVLNLRVALPLPGLSAPEVLEATGNVLKPVDAKQGATVSVTYEDMSPEDSIQLSWDGDTSFPAVPGDPSGTVTFTVPPDKVAMCLGRTVPVSFVVTRKGIDVESPVLDLVVENFLPGNLPLATVVEQKGGVLNLSNFAGDATARQPAWPLMAQGQRIWWRLHGTQISGSRITITLESGHVVTAEEAGKPLNRTLRRVDLEKLQDGSNFTLEVKVTFDGSPNEADAVVFRVRTLRFSDGLDLFAPEVTEAQDGELDAIDAIDGVTVRVTYEDMQATDSIQLVWDGDASFDTVAGDASGTVDIPVDADKVLPYIGKTLPVYYTVTRNGQTTASGILDLTINDFAAGDLPTPVIPQAANGQLKLSSFTGNAAVTVKQWPAIAADQKFWLRCHGTLASGASDTIVLAEGVGVTAAEVDAGINRALPRARLEALRNGSNLRVEMKVTFDGSSNEANAIPFPELTVKMEVIPDFTLPDTQMVLNGLAIKTGWPKTGEDAPGNAQTRAATGGVPPYTYTSSKPSVASVNAQGKVVGERNGTATITVKDSRGTSKSYTVVVSNVFQFIIWDVPGLSIQQAISWANSVGRGIGDAEIAVLRKVYSRGVRPESFFYWASSQAGCGSNYGRQMGWDTITLSGCVLSNPGVGPGHGAFAKAAALTPLNG; encoded by the coding sequence ATGAATACACGCGACAGTTTCTTCCTCAGAGCGCCGGACAAACTCGAGGAAACCCTGGTGCTCCAGGCACCGCAGGTGCCTTTGGCCGAGGCCAACGGCGGTATCCGGAAACAGGAGGTCTACGCGGATCTCGAAGGCTATCTCGACGTGCTGGTGCCATGGAACCCGCTGATGCTCAAGGGGGATACCTTGCGGTTGTACTGGGGGCGCGTCGGTCACATTGTCGATCTGATGATCGTGGAGTCTCCCAACGACCCGAACTTTCAGATGAAGGTGCCGGTAAAGGATGTCATCGACGTGGGCGACGGCATCGTGGACGTCTGGTACGAGCGCATCTCGTCGTTCGGCGACCCCGCGCCGGCACCGTCGCCGATTACGTCTGTGCTCGTGAAACTCTCGGTGCCCGGCGGTGACGATCCCGATCAGTCGACGTGGCCGGTCAACGAAGGGCTGGAGAAGGCGATTCTGCCCCCCGGGCCGATCGATGCCGTTCCCCCGGAGGGCATCCGCGTGGAGATTCCGCCGTGGCTCAACATGACGGCCGGCGACCGGCTCAAGCTGTTCTGGGGCGCCGCGACGTGGGAAGTGCCGCCCATCGACGAATCGCAGGTTGACAAACCGCTGATCCTGATGGTGCCCGCAGCAGTGATCGAGGCGGGAGGCGATGGCGAGGCGGTCGCCGTGACGTACGAAATCCGCGACACCGTGAGTAACTGGTCAGGGCGGGCGCTGTCTTCATTCATCGAAGTCGAAATGGGCGACGCGATCTATGACCCGCCCGCTGTCGTGGAAGTCAGCAACGACGTGCTCGATTACGACTTGCTCGACGGCGCCGATGCGCAAGTGATCATCATGAAAAATGGTGACATGGAGCAGGGCGATGGCGTGATACTCGTCTTCGAAGGCCGATCGTACGAAGGGCTGGAGGTCACTTATACGGCGTCGCAAACGCTCGGCGGCGGCGTGATTCTGTCGTTCGATCTGCCGAATGCGACGCTCGCGCAGATCGTGCCCGGACAAGGGTCGTTGTACTACCGGGTAAGCACCGCGGGCGGCGTGCACAAGGGACGCTCGTATCGCTCGAATTTCGCCGTCGAGGGCACGGCGGTCTTGCTGCCCGCGCCGCGCGTGCTCGAAGCGTCCGACGACGCGACGCTGGACCCCGCAGACGTGCCCAATGGCGCCACGGTCGACGTCGAACCGTGGCCGAATCTGGCGTTGGGCGATCTTTTGCGTTTGCGGTGGGAGGGAACCACGCAGGGCGGTGATCCGGTGACGTACTTCGACATCATCGAAATCAGTCGCGAGAACGTGGGCGAGCCGCTTCGCTTCACGGTGCCGTACAGCAAGATCGGGCCGCTGGGTGGCGGTACGGTGAACGTGATGTACACGGTGCAGTCCGGAACGAGCCTCAGGGAGTCGTCCACACTGACGCTGACCGTGTTCAAGGCCGACGCCTTGCCGGCGCCGCTGGTCGAAGGGGAAGTGAACGGCGAGCTGAATCCGATCTTCGTGCCCGCCGGCGCCAGAGTGACGATTCCGGCCTGGCCCGATATGGCGGTAGGTGACAGCGTCACCTGGTTCTGGCTCGGCACTTCGGAGGGCGGCCAGCAGACCGGTACCGAACAGGTGACGGCGGTGGGCGATATCGTCGTGGTAGCCGACCGGAACGTCATCGAAATCAACGCGATGGGCGGCGATACCGTCAACGTGCTGTACGAAGTCACGCATGCCTCGGGCGGCAAGACCGGATCGATGGCGAAGACGTTCGTGGTGCTGCCGCTGGAGACTACGCTGCCCGCGCCGATTGTGGTGGAAGCGGTCGACGGCATCCTCGATCCGAGCGAACTGGAAATCGATGCGACAGTGCGGGTCGCGCCATACGAAGGGATGGCGCGCAACGATGTGGTGAAGATCCGGTTCGGAGAAAATACCGCCGGCGAGCATATCCAGTCCTTTGCGATCACCGACAACATGGTGGGTAACCCCGTCAACATGTACGTGCCCAGGGACAAGATTCTCGCGCTGAACAACCGGATGGTCGCGGTGTATTACACGGTGACCAACGCCGACGGCGAACAGACGTCGAAGGAACTGCTCATCGAGATTCACGAAGCGGAAATCTGGCCCGCCCCGCACGTGGAAGAGGCCGACGGCGATTTCCTGCCGGAAGATGCGTATCTGCGCGGCGCGACGACGGTCGTGCCGGAATTCCGCGACATGCGCCCCGGCGACGAAATCGATCTTTACTGGGGAGAAGGCAGCCGCGAGTACCACGACAGTATCGGCATCGTCACGCCAATGGACTATCCATTCCGCGTGGAAAAGGATGTGATCGACCGTTGGCACGGAGAAATCGTGCCCGTGCGCTATACGATCACGCGCGGCAATCGGGTATTCAAGTCCGAAGTGCTGAACCTGCGCGTTGCACTGCCGTTACCCGGCCTCAGTGCGCCCGAGGTGCTCGAAGCCACGGGCAACGTGCTCAAACCCGTGGATGCGAAACAGGGCGCTACCGTGAGCGTCACCTATGAAGACATGTCGCCGGAAGATTCGATTCAGCTGAGTTGGGACGGCGACACGAGCTTCCCCGCCGTGCCGGGCGATCCGTCGGGGACGGTGACGTTTACCGTGCCACCGGACAAGGTCGCGATGTGCCTCGGACGTACCGTGCCGGTGTCGTTTGTGGTTACGCGCAAAGGCATCGACGTCGAGTCGCCGGTGCTCGATCTCGTGGTCGAGAATTTCCTGCCGGGCAATCTGCCGCTCGCGACGGTCGTCGAGCAAAAGGGCGGCGTACTCAATCTGTCCAATTTCGCGGGAGACGCCACGGCACGGCAGCCGGCGTGGCCGCTCATGGCGCAAGGCCAGCGCATCTGGTGGCGTTTGCATGGGACGCAAATCAGCGGCAGCCGAATCACGATCACCTTGGAGAGCGGGCATGTCGTTACCGCCGAGGAAGCGGGCAAGCCACTCAACCGGACGCTGCGCCGCGTAGATTTGGAAAAGCTGCAGGACGGCTCGAACTTCACGCTTGAGGTCAAGGTGACGTTCGATGGCAGCCCGAACGAGGCCGACGCCGTGGTGTTCCGCGTTCGCACGCTCCGGTTCTCGGACGGTCTGGACCTGTTTGCGCCGGAAGTGACCGAAGCACAGGACGGGGAGCTCGACGCGATCGATGCGATCGACGGTGTCACGGTTCGCGTGACCTATGAGGACATGCAGGCAACCGACTCGATCCAGCTCGTGTGGGATGGCGACGCGTCGTTCGATACGGTGGCGGGAGATGCGAGCGGCACCGTTGACATACCCGTAGACGCGGACAAGGTGCTGCCCTACATCGGCAAGACCCTGCCCGTCTATTACACGGTCACTCGCAACGGTCAGACGACCGCGTCCGGGATTCTCGATTTGACCATCAACGACTTCGCGGCGGGAGACCTGCCGACGCCTGTCATTCCGCAAGCGGCCAACGGCCAGCTCAAACTGTCGAGCTTCACCGGCAACGCCGCGGTCACGGTCAAACAGTGGCCGGCGATCGCCGCTGACCAGAAATTCTGGTTGCGGTGCCATGGCACGCTGGCGAGCGGCGCGAGCGATACGATCGTGCTGGCGGAGGGCGTGGGTGTCACTGCCGCGGAAGTCGACGCCGGGATCAACAGGGCGCTTCCGCGAGCGCGCCTTGAGGCGTTGCGCAACGGGTCGAACCTGAGGGTGGAGATGAAGGTGACGTTCGACGGCAGCAGCAACGAGGCGAACGCCATCCCGTTCCCCGAACTGACGGTGAAGATGGAAGTGATTCCGGACTTCACGTTGCCGGATACGCAGATGGTGTTGAACGGTCTGGCGATCAAGACGGGCTGGCCGAAGACCGGAGAGGACGCCCCCGGAAATGCGCAGACCCGTGCCGCCACGGGCGGTGTGCCGCCGTATACCTACACCTCGAGCAAGCCATCCGTTGCGTCGGTCAATGCGCAAGGCAAGGTTGTCGGCGAAAGAAACGGCACCGCAACCATTACCGTAAAAGACAGCAGAGGTACGTCGAAGTCCTATACGGTGGTGGTGAGCAACGTCTTCCAGTTCATTATCTGGGACGTGCCGGGGCTTAGCATTCAGCAGGCCATCAGTTGGGCCAATAGCGTTGGTCGCGGTATTGGCGACGCCGAAATCGCGGTATTGAGGAAGGTCTATTCGCGAGGGGTGAGGCCGGAGAGCTTCTTCTATTGGGCATCGTCGCAAGCCGGGTGCGGCTCGAACTACGGCCGTCAGATGGGGTGGGACACCATTACCCTGTCCGGCTGCGTGCTCAGCAACCCAGGAGTGGGCCCGGGTCACGGGGCTTTTGCCAAGGCTGCCGCCCTTACGCCCTTGAACGGTTGA
- a CDS encoding iron-containing alcohol dehydrogenase, with protein sequence MNAFRFQTVPTVVVEFGAARRLGALLREHFPCGKRLCVVTDGFLHKSGLLAPALADLARHDWQVSVIDDVIADPPEHVVLEAAERARAAHAEIVLGLGGGSSMDVAKLLAVLLPGTQSIKEMYGVKKVTGTRLPLVQMPTTAGTGSEVTAVSIVTTGETTKMGVVAPQLFADLAILDAELTLGLPRAATAATGIDAMVHAIEAYTSAHLKNPISDMLAVKALELLSRNLLPACNDGNNRDAREAMLLGAMFAGQSFTNSPVAAVHALAYPIGGIFHVAHGLSNALVLSHVMRFNAPAACKLYAELADVILPGKASGSDEARTDALIRHIESMIVETAIPRTLREVGVKQDDIARMASDAMLQTRLLVNNPREVSEADAFAIYSAAY encoded by the coding sequence ATGAACGCGTTTCGTTTCCAGACGGTCCCCACCGTCGTTGTCGAATTCGGCGCCGCGCGCCGCCTCGGCGCACTGCTGCGCGAACACTTCCCCTGCGGCAAGCGCCTGTGCGTGGTAACGGACGGCTTCCTGCACAAAAGCGGTTTGCTGGCCCCCGCGCTGGCCGATCTGGCCCGGCACGACTGGCAGGTCTCGGTGATCGACGACGTGATCGCCGATCCGCCCGAGCATGTCGTGCTCGAAGCCGCCGAGCGCGCCCGCGCCGCGCACGCCGAGATCGTGCTGGGTCTGGGCGGCGGCTCGTCGATGGACGTGGCCAAGCTGCTCGCCGTGCTGTTGCCGGGCACGCAGTCGATCAAGGAGATGTACGGCGTCAAGAAAGTGACGGGCACGCGCCTGCCGCTGGTGCAGATGCCCACGACGGCCGGCACCGGCTCGGAAGTGACCGCCGTGTCGATCGTGACCACCGGCGAGACGACGAAGATGGGCGTGGTCGCACCGCAACTCTTCGCGGATCTCGCGATTCTCGACGCCGAACTGACGCTCGGCTTGCCGCGCGCGGCCACTGCCGCGACCGGTATCGATGCCATGGTTCACGCCATCGAAGCCTATACGTCGGCGCACCTGAAGAACCCGATCTCCGACATGCTCGCCGTGAAGGCGCTGGAGCTGCTTTCGCGCAATCTGCTGCCGGCCTGCAACGACGGCAACAATCGCGACGCCCGCGAAGCGATGCTCCTCGGCGCCATGTTCGCCGGGCAGTCGTTCACCAATTCGCCCGTGGCCGCCGTGCATGCCCTCGCTTATCCGATTGGCGGCATTTTCCATGTCGCTCACGGGCTGTCCAACGCGCTGGTGCTCTCGCACGTCATGCGCTTCAACGCGCCGGCCGCATGCAAGCTGTACGCCGAACTGGCCGACGTGATCCTGCCGGGCAAGGCCTCGGGCAGCGATGAAGCGAGGACCGACGCACTCATCCGGCATATCGAGTCCATGATCGTTGAGACCGCCATTCCCCGCACCCTGCGCGAGGTCGGCGTCAAGCAGGACGACATTGCGCGCATGGCCAGCGACGCGATGCTCCAGACGCGCCTGCTGGTGAACAACCCGCGCGAAGTCTCGGAGGCCGACGCGTTCGCCATCTATAGCGCTGCGTACTGA
- a CDS encoding acyl-homoserine-lactone synthase has protein sequence MKTSSQYGMSPDGEESNEYDRDDTIYVTLRHEDAIIGCARLLPATHRCLLGDHFPHLVDDLPAAIHMGDGFDMGEGAYAHGASLTCHTSQTCATSATSQTSSTPPTPVWELSRFAWEAPQADRALHDGAPGQQSLQGARELLRAAVFTASSLGARRLIGVTFVSLARLFVRIGVPTHKLGAAYRIDGRLVAAYRIDIDATTRSALGLSGNASAN, from the coding sequence ATGAAAACGTCGTCCCAGTACGGGATGTCGCCGGACGGTGAGGAGTCCAATGAGTACGATCGCGACGATACGATCTACGTCACGCTTCGCCATGAGGACGCCATTATCGGGTGCGCGCGCTTGTTGCCGGCGACGCACCGCTGTTTGCTCGGCGATCATTTTCCCCATCTCGTAGACGATCTTCCTGCTGCGATCCACATGGGAGACGGTTTCGACATGGGGGAGGGCGCCTACGCCCACGGCGCGTCCCTCACGTGCCACACGTCCCAGACGTGCGCAACGTCCGCAACGTCGCAGACGTCCTCGACACCTCCCACACCCGTCTGGGAACTCTCCCGGTTTGCATGGGAGGCACCCCAGGCCGATCGGGCCCTGCACGACGGCGCACCGGGGCAGCAATCCCTGCAGGGGGCGCGTGAACTGCTGCGTGCCGCGGTGTTCACCGCAAGTTCGCTGGGCGCGCGCCGGCTGATCGGCGTCACGTTCGTGAGCCTGGCGCGCCTGTTCGTGCGCATTGGCGTGCCGACCCACAAGCTCGGTGCGGCGTATCGTATCGACGGCCGGCTGGTAGCGGCTTACCGCATCGACATCGACGCGACCACCCGGTCGGCGCTCGGCTTGTCGGGCAATGCCTCGGCCAACTGA
- a CDS encoding autoinducer binding domain-containing protein, translated as MSLQNTVERTSIGPIPLEAIMSALMHLLETIHDDCSGITDSQKLFQQIDSFSKRIGFEFCSYGFRHHRSATQSEVRVFDSYPEGWMAHYGKCGYLDVDPTVAVGAHTESLVLWRDPALPKADALWRDAHDFGLNHGIARSSWGPHGEFGLLSFSRSTESLTPVELNSLQVGMGVLANYTHESMSRLLRPQRPPFDITLLSVREREVLLWTAEGKTADEIGDILGISTRTVNFHIRNCLDKTGCRNKVQSAIRLVMWR; from the coding sequence GTGTCGCTGCAAAACACAGTTGAACGCACAAGCATCGGACCCATTCCCCTGGAGGCCATCATGTCTGCCTTGATGCATTTACTCGAAACCATTCACGACGACTGCAGCGGAATAACCGACTCGCAGAAGCTTTTTCAGCAAATCGATTCATTTTCGAAGCGCATCGGGTTCGAATTTTGCAGTTATGGCTTTCGCCATCATCGCAGTGCTACGCAATCGGAAGTTCGCGTCTTCGACAGTTACCCTGAAGGCTGGATGGCGCACTATGGCAAGTGCGGGTATCTCGACGTCGACCCGACGGTCGCCGTAGGCGCTCACACGGAAAGCCTCGTGTTGTGGCGCGACCCGGCATTGCCCAAGGCCGATGCGCTGTGGCGCGACGCGCATGACTTCGGTCTGAACCACGGCATCGCGCGCTCCAGTTGGGGGCCGCACGGAGAGTTCGGTTTGCTGAGTTTCAGTCGTTCGACCGAATCTCTCACTCCCGTCGAACTGAATTCGTTGCAGGTTGGCATGGGCGTGCTGGCGAACTACACCCATGAATCGATGAGCCGCCTGCTGCGCCCGCAGCGCCCTCCTTTCGACATCACCTTGCTGTCGGTGCGCGAGCGCGAGGTGCTGCTATGGACAGCCGAAGGGAAAACCGCCGATGAAATCGGCGACATCCTCGGGATCTCGACTCGCACGGTCAATTTTCACATTCGCAACTGCCTCGACAAGACAGGCTGCCGGAACAAGGTGCAAAGCGCCATTCGACTCGTGATGTGGCGCTAG